The Nothobranchius furzeri strain GRZ-AD chromosome 8, NfurGRZ-RIMD1, whole genome shotgun sequence genome includes a region encoding these proteins:
- the s1pr3a gene encoding sphingosine 1-phosphate receptor 3a, giving the protein MSNKLEDEMNEVIVRHYNHSGKWDRPRSDDTCQKAVLLFICVLIVLENITVLLTLWRNKRFHSRMYFLIGNLALSDLLAGVAYVVNIFTSGRNTFFLTPSQWLAREGSMFVALSASTFSLLAIGIERHMTMVRLRPCETAGRGRLLALLVACWFVSVLLSSLPSLGWNCLKNLNSCSTVLPLYAKSYIAFCISVFSALLVAVIILYIRIYRLVTSSSRRVSSRPSERSLDLLQTVVIVLGLFVTCWAPLFVLFLLDVGCSPDKCPILYQVEWFIALAVLNSALNPLIYTLRSREMRAAFFRLLCCSQSSMEPTRTPTVGHPHLGTNIPTAENSKTSLGGGGGSGAGKSTLSRGKPPSAVNDSKHAGPSATAVPHPSGPADLLSAVLGKAGALPSLGKF; this is encoded by the coding sequence ATGAGCAACAAATTGGAGGATGAGATGAATGAAGTCATtgtcaggcactacaaccactcaGGAAAGTGGGACCGCCCTCGCAGCGACGACACCTGCCAGAAGGCCGTGCTGCTCTTCATCTGCGTGCTGATAGTTCTGGAGAACATCACCGTTCTGCTCACCCTGTGGAGGAACAAGCGTTTCCACAGCCGCATGTACTTTCTCATAGGGAACCTGGCCCTGTCGGACCTCCTGGCCGGCGTGGCCTATGTAGTCAACATCTTCACCTCGGGACGTAACACCTTCTTCTTGACGCCGTCGCAGTGGCTGGCCAGAGAAGGCAGCATGTTTGTGGCCCTCAGCGCCTCCACCTTCAGCCTCCTCGCCATTGGCATTGAGAGACACATGACGATGGTCCGCCTGCGTCCCTGTGAGACAGCCGGTCGAGGACGACTTCTGGCTCTCCTGGTGGCCTGCTGGTTTGTGTCCGTGCTCCTCAGCTCCCTGCCCAGTCTCGGCTGGAACTGCCTGAAAAATCTCAATTCCTGCTCCACGGTGCTGCCTCTCTACGCTAAGAGTTACATCGCTTTCTGCATCAGCGTCTTCAGCGCACTGCTGGTGGCTGTCATCATCCTCTACATCAGGATCTATCGCCTGGTGACCTCAAGCAGCCGCAGGGTGAGCAGCCGGCCCTCGGAGCGCTCTCTGGACCTGCTCCAGACTGTAGTTATAGTGCTTGGATTATTTGTCACGTGCTGGGCCCCTCTGTTCGTCCTGTTCCTGCTGGATGTCGGTTGCAGCCCCGATAAGTGCCCGATACTCTACCAGGTGGAGTGGTTCATTGCCTTGGCTGTGCTCAACTCGGCCCTCAACCCTCTGATTTACACATTAAGAAGCAGGGAGATGAGAGCTGCTTTCTTCCGGTTACTGTGCTGCTCTCAAAGCAGTATGGAGCCCACTAGGACACCCACAGTGGGGCACCCCCACCTGGGCACCAACATCcctacagcagaaaacagcaagacCAGTTTGGGTGGAGGTGGAGGAAGTGGTGCTGGAAAGTCCACGCTGAGCAGAGGGAAACCTCCCTCAGCTGTAAATGACAGCAAACACGCAGGTCCCTCTGCCACGGCCGTGCCTCACCCCTCTGGGCCTGCAGACCTTCTCTCGGCTGTGCTGGGGAAGGCGGGGGCGCTGCCGTCCCTCGGCAAGTTCTGA